The region TTCCGTGATGTGGGCTCCCATGGCGAGAACCGTATCCGGCGGACTGGCAGTGGCGACGTTCTTCACACTTGTCGTATTACCCTGCCTGTACGTGAAGCTCGATCACTGGCACAAAAAACTGAACGGGTGAGGATTTCATCATGACTTACTTCCGAAAAAATACCTCAATTCGATCGAATGCTTTTTCTATTACATTCTCCGGTACGCAGAAAGACATGCGTACATGGTTTTCTCCTGTTGGACCGAAGGCTATGCCGGGAGTTACGGAAACTCTGACTTCGTGAAGAAGTTCTCTGGCAAAATGCAGAGATCCCCGGCTGATAGAAGTGTGCAGTACTTTCGGGAACATAAGATATGAACCTTCAGGTTTCTGATAGCTGAAACTGTCAGGAAGCTCGTCAAGTCTGCTGCACATCAGGTCACGGGCGGAACAGTACTTTTTCCTGAAATGCTCGACGCATTCCTGAGATCCCTGCAATGCGGCAAGAGCGGCGTACTGCGAAACAACAGGTGCGCAAATGGTCAATGGTATATGAGCCTTATTGATCTGTGGAATAATACTGCTGTCGGCATGCAGATAGCCTATTCTCCATCCGGTCATTGCGTAGGTTTTTGTCAGAGTAAAACAGCTTATTACATTCTTTCTCAGCTCCGGTATGGAGGCAATGCTGAAATGGCATGCATCATCGTAGACGAAGTATTCATAAGCCTCATCCGTGATTATGAAAAGATTGTTCTCAAGGGCAATCTCTCCAAGATCGCGAAGAACGCTTTCCGGGAATACTGAACCAGTGGGATTTGCCGGGCTGCACAACATTATTGCTTTTGTCTTATCCGTGATCCTGTCACTGATCGCCTGTAGATCCAGTCTGAAAGCATCATCTTCTATTGTTGGAGCAAAAACCGGTATGCCTGAAGCCATTAAAACCTGCCTGGCATGTGTCGAGTATGTAGGTGTGGGGAGAATAACCTCGTCTCCGGGGTCAATAACTGCCATAACAGCAGCCGCAAGGCCTTCGATAGCTCCAACTGTGACAATTATATCGGTTATGTCAGCTACGATATCGTTATCCTTCACCAGTTTTCGGCAAATAGCTTCCCTTAGTTCCGGAAGCCCCTGACTTGGCGAATAACCACCTGTAAGTCCATTTCTGATAGCTTTTACAGCGGCTTCCCTGATGAATTCAGGGGTATCCGATGTCGGCTTTGCCCAGGAAAGAAAAGCCACATCATCGTACTGCTTTGAAAGTCGTGTCATCTCGTGAATGGCGGATTTAGAAATTTTCATTACTCGTTTAGAAGCATCTGGAATCTTATTCATTCTGTTCGTGCAACCTTTCTTCTCAGCCTGCAAATCTCACCAGCCTTCTATCATGGCAAGTAACCACCAGACGGAGCGTCCCTTCTGCTCGCAGCTTTCATATGTTGTGTGGCCGGACTCATTGCCGTAGAATTGCGGGTGCTCGGAAGGTATATCGTTGCCATTGTAGCTGTAAGTATGCTGTTCCCATTGACCTGCGGAGTTGTACCAGCAGTCCAGATCAGCAAAATCATAAAGGATCCTGTT is a window of Candidatus Aegiribacteria sp. DNA encoding:
- a CDS encoding pyridoxal phosphate-dependent aminotransferase; this encodes MNKIPDASKRVMKISKSAIHEMTRLSKQYDDVAFLSWAKPTSDTPEFIREAAVKAIRNGLTGGYSPSQGLPELREAICRKLVKDNDIVADITDIIVTVGAIEGLAAAVMAVIDPGDEVILPTPTYSTHARQVLMASGIPVFAPTIEDDAFRLDLQAISDRITDKTKAIMLCSPANPTGSVFPESVLRDLGEIALENNLFIITDEAYEYFVYDDACHFSIASIPELRKNVISCFTLTKTYAMTGWRIGYLHADSSIIPQINKAHIPLTICAPVVSQYAALAALQGSQECVEHFRKKYCSARDLMCSRLDELPDSFSYQKPEGSYLMFPKVLHTSISRGSLHFARELLHEVRVSVTPGIAFGPTGENHVRMSFCVPENVIEKAFDRIEVFFRK